The Caulifigura coniformis genome includes a region encoding these proteins:
- the rph gene encoding ribonuclease PH produces MRHDGRLQNQLRPIRVERPFATAAPGSVLIHAGNTSVLCTASIDDSVPPWKMKQDPPTGWVTAEYNMLPGSTSPRKNRERSGKVDGRSQEIQRLIGRSLRAAVDTAALGPRTITIDCDVIRADGGTRTLSITGGFIALVDAVNSLKPAGVDPKKVLIASIAAVSVGVHQGVAVLDLDYPEDSRAEVDMNVVMTGEGRFVEVQGSAEKGTFSPEQLQAQLALAIDGVRQLSQVQREILGKDWPF; encoded by the coding sequence ATGCGCCACGACGGACGTCTCCAGAACCAGCTTCGCCCCATTCGCGTCGAACGCCCCTTTGCGACGGCCGCGCCTGGCAGCGTCCTCATTCACGCTGGAAACACCTCGGTGCTCTGCACGGCCAGCATCGACGACTCGGTTCCGCCCTGGAAGATGAAGCAGGATCCCCCGACGGGGTGGGTCACCGCCGAGTACAACATGCTTCCCGGAAGCACCTCTCCCCGGAAAAACCGCGAACGCTCCGGGAAGGTCGACGGCAGGTCGCAGGAGATCCAGCGGCTGATCGGCAGGAGCCTGCGCGCCGCCGTGGACACGGCGGCTCTCGGCCCGCGCACCATCACGATCGACTGCGACGTCATCCGGGCCGATGGCGGAACGCGAACTCTGAGCATCACGGGCGGATTCATCGCGCTCGTCGACGCCGTCAATTCGCTGAAGCCTGCGGGGGTCGATCCCAAGAAGGTGCTGATTGCGAGCATTGCCGCCGTCAGCGTCGGCGTCCATCAGGGAGTCGCCGTCCTCGATCTCGATTATCCGGAAGACAGCCGGGCCGAAGTCGACATGAACGTCGTGATGACGGGCGAAGGTCGGTTCGTGGAAGTGCAGGGTTCGGCGGAGAAGGGGACCTTCAGCCCCGAGCAGTTGCAGGCGCAGCTCGCGCTGGCGATCGATGGAGTCCGGCAACTTTCGCAGGTGCAGCGCGAAATCCTTGGAAAAGACTGGCCTTTCTGA
- the holB gene encoding DNA polymerase III subunit delta', whose product MDNHSPILWSRLRGHAAQIAMLRRAALRGRLAHGYLFLGPAGIGKRIVARGLAQALFCRETNEQELDPCGHCPACKQVAALTHPDLLEIGCPEGKRELSIDLIAGSKDRRGREGLCHDLSLRPMSASRRVAIIDDAERMNDESANALLKTLEEPAPGSILILIAADLEPILPTIRSRCQPLWFGALSNDDVAVLLKEGGMAEAEARSAAAEASGSVETARKLLEPGLAELRNVIRSGLANPRFSSLTLATQVSEAIESASSNTAEQRENATWAIRFAIDHFRNVVRNTAENDIDKQDRAAAGLERCYDAIRHLEQSMPVPLCMGGLMDDLSKIARTGSSALSSPMLW is encoded by the coding sequence GTGGACAATCATTCTCCCATTCTCTGGAGTCGACTGCGCGGCCATGCGGCGCAGATCGCCATGCTGCGGCGGGCCGCGCTGCGCGGTCGGTTGGCCCATGGCTATCTCTTCCTGGGCCCGGCAGGGATCGGCAAACGGATCGTCGCCCGCGGGCTCGCCCAGGCCCTGTTCTGCCGGGAAACCAACGAGCAGGAGCTGGATCCCTGCGGTCATTGCCCCGCCTGCAAACAGGTGGCCGCCCTGACCCACCCCGACCTGCTGGAGATCGGCTGCCCCGAAGGGAAGCGCGAACTGTCGATTGACCTCATCGCAGGATCGAAGGACCGCCGGGGCCGGGAAGGACTCTGCCACGACCTGTCGCTCCGGCCGATGTCCGCCAGTCGCCGTGTCGCGATCATCGATGACGCGGAACGGATGAACGACGAAAGCGCGAACGCACTCCTCAAGACCCTCGAAGAACCCGCCCCCGGTTCCATCCTGATCCTGATCGCGGCCGATCTGGAACCGATCCTGCCGACGATCCGTTCGCGATGCCAGCCGTTGTGGTTCGGAGCCCTGTCGAACGACGATGTCGCTGTCCTCCTGAAAGAAGGGGGCATGGCTGAGGCCGAGGCGCGGAGCGCGGCGGCCGAAGCGAGCGGGAGCGTCGAAACGGCCCGGAAGCTTCTGGAACCGGGGCTCGCGGAACTTCGGAATGTGATCCGCAGCGGGCTGGCGAATCCCCGGTTCAGCAGTTTGACGCTGGCGACGCAGGTGAGCGAGGCGATCGAGTCGGCTTCATCCAACACGGCCGAACAGCGGGAAAACGCGACCTGGGCAATCCGCTTCGCCATCGACCACTTCCGAAACGTAGTGCGAAACACCGCCGAGAACGACATCGACAAACAGGATCGTGCAGCGGCCGGCCTGGAACGGTGCTACGACGCGATCAGGCACCTCGAACAATCGATGCCCGTTCCGCTGTGCATGGGCGGCCTCATGGACGACCTGAGCAAGATTGCCAGGACGGGATCGTCGGCCCTGTCGTCACCGATGTTGTGGTAG
- a CDS encoding PVC-type heme-binding CxxCH protein: protein MSRSRGWLLSLLFLISPPGITAVLAQGVTTPLEPQQALASLKTDPDLRIELVAAEPDVIDPVYIAFDAQGRMWVVQLGDYPNGPAPGEPGRSSIRILTDADGDGRYTDPQVFAEGLLFANSLMFWQDGVLVTTDGRLDFLADRDGDGNAEFRETWFEGFARENPQLRANSPTLGLDGMIYVANGLRGGKVRAVRKEWGEHEPVDISGRDFCFDPYTGQARATSGHGQFGMSFDDFGRRFCCSNRNPCIEVVMPEWALEKNRDVAVTAVVADAAASGEASRIYPISRFWVTSNLHAGQFTAACGVHIYRGDGLGDGYYGNSFTCDPTGNLVHRELLEGTDVVFKGRSPYDALEFISTEDTWFRPVNLAVGPEGALYLADMYRAVIEHPQYMPDELKTRPDLTLGSDRGRIYRVVSRTPAPQQKKAPKLNELSTSDLVAFLDHPNVWQRRTAFQLIMERQDRSVAAQLIPMLGGPASPQGKTLAFWALARLGSLRAEDLTTVLNADDPKVVEQLLVLQGASGKSDVLAAERRSIEPQLIEMAKSSASGQRSITGRLRFQLALALNDDPQALASLLSGAVQDQWLATAVAISSGSRSLETAESLLGLVTESSKTTDLVEPLGRLLEVPCSKGDLETLARSLKLVEALAARDPAAGMSIRSRLWSRLAAAVRSKGRNPVALFPEAAATAGIDFHKVIEEAVGTAQDDSRKGGELLDAIRLLEFAPLELSSAAFAKSMNSSDAAIAAAAVAGLGRLNDPGCTPLLLEEYSSRSPSLRREIQSAIFRSEPRIAALLDEIDAGRIPPTELDQTRMQQLARVKNAGLKERAAKLIAANRPADRSEMIEKYQPALSRKGDPAHGRELFTKNCAQCHRIGAIGVNVAPDISDSRVKLPSQLLTDILDPNRAIDNNYFNYIVVDHEGTIHSGVIATETSTSITLRQPEDKRVTIARENIEQLRSTGQSLMPVGLEKALTVEDMSDLISFIKNWRYLDGEVPKEVIR, encoded by the coding sequence TTGTCGCGGTCGCGTGGATGGCTTCTCAGCCTCCTGTTTCTGATCTCGCCCCCCGGAATCACAGCAGTCCTGGCGCAGGGAGTCACGACTCCGCTCGAGCCGCAGCAGGCATTGGCCAGCCTGAAAACCGATCCGGATCTCCGCATCGAACTCGTTGCGGCCGAGCCCGATGTCATCGACCCCGTTTACATCGCGTTCGATGCGCAGGGCCGCATGTGGGTCGTCCAGCTGGGAGACTATCCCAACGGTCCCGCCCCCGGCGAACCCGGCCGCTCGAGCATTCGCATTCTCACCGATGCCGATGGCGACGGCCGGTACACCGATCCCCAGGTGTTTGCGGAGGGCCTGCTTTTCGCCAACAGCCTCATGTTCTGGCAGGATGGAGTCCTCGTCACGACCGACGGACGCCTCGATTTCCTTGCCGACCGCGATGGCGATGGCAATGCCGAATTCCGCGAAACGTGGTTTGAAGGCTTCGCCCGCGAGAATCCCCAGCTGCGGGCGAATTCGCCGACGCTCGGCCTCGATGGAATGATCTACGTCGCCAACGGATTGCGCGGCGGCAAGGTACGCGCCGTCCGCAAAGAGTGGGGCGAGCACGAACCGGTCGATATCAGCGGCCGCGACTTCTGCTTCGACCCCTACACCGGACAGGCCCGGGCCACCTCCGGCCACGGACAGTTCGGAATGTCGTTCGACGACTTTGGCCGCCGGTTCTGCTGCTCGAACCGCAATCCCTGCATCGAAGTCGTGATGCCGGAATGGGCGCTGGAGAAGAATCGCGATGTGGCGGTGACGGCGGTCGTCGCCGATGCCGCCGCCAGCGGAGAGGCGTCGCGGATTTATCCCATCAGCCGGTTCTGGGTGACGTCGAATCTGCACGCGGGCCAGTTCACCGCGGCCTGCGGCGTCCACATCTATCGAGGGGATGGCCTCGGCGACGGCTACTACGGCAATTCCTTCACCTGCGATCCCACCGGCAATCTCGTGCATCGCGAGTTGCTCGAAGGGACTGACGTCGTCTTCAAAGGACGCTCGCCATATGACGCGCTGGAATTTATCTCGACGGAAGACACCTGGTTTCGCCCGGTCAACCTGGCGGTCGGACCTGAAGGCGCCCTCTACCTCGCCGATATGTATCGGGCGGTGATCGAGCATCCCCAGTACATGCCCGATGAATTGAAGACACGGCCCGACCTCACCCTTGGGAGCGATCGGGGAAGGATCTATCGCGTCGTCAGTCGAACGCCCGCGCCGCAGCAGAAGAAGGCGCCGAAGCTGAACGAACTGTCGACGTCCGACCTGGTCGCATTTCTCGATCATCCCAACGTCTGGCAGCGCCGCACGGCGTTCCAACTCATCATGGAGCGGCAGGATCGCAGCGTTGCGGCCCAGCTGATTCCCATGCTGGGCGGACCTGCCTCGCCGCAGGGGAAAACACTCGCGTTCTGGGCCCTTGCCCGGCTGGGAAGCCTCCGCGCGGAAGACCTGACGACGGTGCTGAACGCCGACGACCCCAAGGTTGTCGAGCAGCTGCTCGTGCTCCAGGGAGCTTCCGGAAAGAGCGACGTTCTGGCCGCTGAGCGGCGGTCGATCGAACCGCAGTTGATCGAAATGGCGAAGAGCAGCGCTTCAGGCCAGCGTTCGATCACCGGCCGTCTCCGTTTTCAACTCGCGCTCGCCTTGAACGACGATCCGCAGGCGCTCGCCAGCCTGTTGAGCGGCGCCGTTCAGGACCAGTGGCTGGCGACCGCCGTTGCGATCTCGTCGGGATCGCGTTCCCTGGAAACTGCCGAGTCACTGCTGGGCCTCGTCACCGAGTCGTCGAAGACGACGGACCTCGTCGAGCCCTTGGGCCGACTTCTCGAGGTTCCCTGTTCCAAAGGCGATCTTGAGACCCTCGCGCGGTCCCTCAAGCTGGTGGAGGCCCTTGCGGCACGCGATCCCGCGGCCGGGATGTCGATTCGCAGCAGGCTCTGGAGCCGACTCGCCGCCGCCGTTCGGTCGAAAGGGCGAAACCCCGTTGCGCTCTTTCCGGAAGCCGCCGCCACTGCCGGCATCGATTTTCACAAGGTGATCGAAGAGGCCGTCGGGACGGCACAGGACGACAGTCGGAAAGGAGGCGAACTGCTCGATGCGATCCGCCTGCTTGAGTTCGCCCCGCTCGAACTCTCGTCCGCTGCGTTCGCGAAGTCGATGAATTCTTCTGATGCCGCGATCGCCGCCGCCGCTGTGGCCGGGCTGGGCCGGCTCAACGATCCCGGCTGCACGCCGCTGCTGCTTGAAGAATATTCCTCACGGTCGCCGTCGCTGCGGCGGGAAATACAATCCGCCATTTTCCGGTCCGAGCCGCGGATTGCGGCCCTGCTGGATGAAATCGATGCCGGCCGCATTCCGCCGACGGAACTCGACCAGACGCGGATGCAGCAATTGGCACGGGTGAAGAATGCCGGGCTGAAAGAGCGCGCGGCAAAGCTGATTGCGGCCAATCGCCCGGCGGACCGGTCGGAGATGATCGAGAAGTATCAGCCAGCCCTCTCCCGAAAGGGGGATCCGGCTCACGGTCGCGAGCTGTTCACGAAGAACTGCGCCCAGTGCCATCGCATCGGGGCCATCGGTGTGAACGTGGCTCCGGACATTTCGGATTCCCGCGTCAAGCTGCCGTCCCAGCTTTTGACCGACATCCTCGATCCCAACCGGGCCATCGATAACAACTACTTCAACTACATCGTCGTCGATCACGAAGGAACGATTCATTCCGGCGTGATCGCGACCGAAACGTCGACGTCGATCACGCTCCGGCAGCCCGAAGACAAGCGGGTGACGATCGCCCGCGAGAACATCGAGCAGCTCCGCTCGACCGGGCAGTCGCTGATGCCGGTCGGCCTTGAGAAGGCGTTGACCGTGGAAGATATGAGCGACCTGATCTCCTTCATCAAGAACTGGCGCTATCTGGACGGCGAAGTCCCGAAGGAAGTCATCCGTTAG
- a CDS encoding trypsin-like peptidase domain-containing protein codes for MKTVSVLMLLFGAAPRGEVIELTGKNCIHCQNMEGIVHRLQREGLPIRQIDVDRQPEEARRFAYDGLPTFLIVSDGRVIDRTLGAVSESELRRMVTKIPAEPVSPTPSSPNLRVELGEPAQLPRPTAGQGVVAEVPSTPVPEETDSSLFPKLFRRSPKAEPSVRGQSQTPTAQVERTGETALAASVKLNLHSPKGILQGSGTIIHSQIGRTLVVTAGAPFSQLPQGSKIEVEVPASQTAMAAGDSRARKFVAKLVKADLDADVALIEFPTDQALRAAAIAPASHAPQLSEKVACIGGASGAAITRNMDRITALNKYQGPDTIECSGVPLPGRCGGGLFNMNDELVGVCIAVSEDPKSKAPVGGMYCGLKPIHDLLRGLNMASLFETQDAPGAQPTESLAMAQAELGTARPMPADVQPVIEAAEPLVSDAARDALAMAQPISTGNEAGPAAAIDDDQEVIVIIKSKKSSAPTRIIHIHKASPKLRALLDGPQAVSNSTLTGVGGAPGATTSNNRRLSPPPLAVN; via the coding sequence ATGAAGACCGTCTCGGTGCTGATGCTGCTCTTCGGAGCAGCGCCCCGCGGTGAAGTCATTGAGTTGACGGGCAAGAACTGCATCCACTGCCAGAACATGGAGGGGATCGTTCACCGGCTGCAGCGCGAGGGTCTGCCGATCCGCCAGATCGATGTCGACCGGCAGCCCGAAGAAGCTCGTCGCTTCGCCTATGATGGACTTCCGACGTTCCTGATCGTCAGCGACGGCAGGGTGATCGATCGAACGCTCGGGGCGGTCAGCGAATCCGAACTGCGCCGGATGGTGACGAAGATTCCGGCAGAACCCGTCTCGCCCACTCCGTCCTCACCCAACCTGCGAGTTGAACTGGGCGAACCGGCTCAGCTCCCCCGCCCCACTGCGGGCCAGGGCGTCGTGGCGGAAGTTCCGTCGACACCCGTTCCCGAAGAGACCGACTCGTCGCTGTTCCCCAAGCTGTTTCGCCGGTCTCCCAAGGCCGAACCTTCGGTTCGGGGACAGAGCCAGACTCCGACGGCCCAGGTCGAGCGAACAGGAGAAACGGCCCTCGCCGCCAGCGTGAAGCTGAATCTGCACAGCCCCAAGGGAATCCTTCAGGGTTCGGGGACGATCATCCACAGCCAGATCGGGCGCACGCTGGTCGTGACGGCCGGCGCCCCGTTCAGCCAGCTTCCGCAGGGCTCGAAGATTGAAGTGGAAGTTCCTGCGAGCCAGACGGCGATGGCCGCAGGCGACAGCCGGGCGCGGAAATTCGTCGCCAAGCTGGTGAAGGCCGATCTCGATGCGGATGTCGCGTTGATCGAGTTCCCGACGGATCAGGCCCTGCGGGCGGCAGCCATCGCGCCGGCCTCCCACGCGCCGCAGCTCAGCGAGAAGGTGGCCTGTATCGGCGGGGCCTCCGGCGCCGCAATCACCCGAAACATGGACCGCATCACCGCCCTGAACAAGTATCAGGGGCCGGACACGATCGAATGCTCGGGCGTTCCCCTCCCCGGCCGCTGCGGCGGCGGACTGTTCAACATGAACGACGAACTCGTCGGCGTGTGCATCGCGGTCTCCGAAGACCCCAAGTCCAAGGCCCCCGTGGGCGGCATGTATTGCGGCCTGAAGCCGATTCATGACCTGCTCCGCGGCCTGAATATGGCAAGCCTGTTTGAAACGCAGGACGCCCCGGGCGCCCAGCCGACCGAATCCCTGGCGATGGCCCAGGCGGAACTCGGGACGGCCCGGCCGATGCCCGCTGATGTGCAGCCTGTGATCGAAGCAGCCGAACCGCTGGTTTCCGACGCCGCCCGGGACGCCCTGGCGATGGCCCAGCCGATTTCGACCGGAAACGAAGCGGGCCCGGCGGCCGCGATCGACGACGACCAGGAAGTGATCGTCATCATCAAATCGAAGAAGTCCTCGGCTCCGACCCGCATCATCCACATCCACAAGGCCAGCCCGAAACTGCGGGCCCTTCTGGATGGTCCCCAGGCCGTGTCCAACTCGACGCTCACGGGCGTCGGCGGCGCGCCCGGGGCGACGACCTCGAACAACCGCCGGCTGAGCCCGCCTCCGCTGGCCGTGAACTGA
- a CDS encoding RluA family pseudouridine synthase produces the protein MSALIEVLCEDGPVLAVNKPPGLISQGAPEGVESLITLVKDYIGRKYNKPGAVYLGVPHRLDRPVSGVVVFSRNSKCAARLAEQFQQRTVKKVYWACLERPPEPPQGTLKDWLYRIPDQPRVELSREGVEGAKHAELRYRTIAKAKGRAIVEIELLTGRMHQIRIQFGSRAWSIVGDRQYGAKSEFPGAAGMDPRDAPIALHAHSLTIQHPIRYDPLTIVAPIPETWRALGFDRSVLRKYEHDDGSEQQQT, from the coding sequence ATGTCTGCGCTCATTGAAGTTCTCTGCGAAGACGGTCCCGTTCTGGCCGTCAACAAGCCTCCCGGGCTGATCTCCCAGGGAGCGCCGGAAGGTGTCGAGAGCCTGATCACCCTCGTGAAAGACTACATCGGCCGGAAATACAACAAGCCGGGCGCCGTCTATCTCGGCGTGCCGCACCGTCTGGACCGTCCCGTCTCCGGCGTCGTCGTCTTCTCGCGCAATTCGAAGTGTGCGGCTCGTCTTGCCGAGCAGTTCCAGCAGCGCACGGTCAAGAAGGTCTACTGGGCCTGTCTCGAGCGTCCGCCCGAGCCACCCCAGGGGACGCTGAAGGACTGGCTGTACCGCATTCCCGACCAGCCGCGCGTTGAGCTCTCGCGTGAAGGCGTCGAAGGGGCGAAGCACGCCGAGTTGCGTTATCGCACCATCGCGAAGGCCAAGGGGCGGGCCATTGTCGAAATCGAACTGCTGACCGGCCGCATGCACCAGATCCGCATTCAGTTTGGGAGTCGCGCCTGGTCGATCGTGGGGGATCGGCAGTACGGAGCGAAGTCGGAGTTCCCCGGCGCAGCGGGAATGGACCCGCGCGATGCCCCGATCGCGCTCCACGCGCACAGCCTCACGATTCAACATCCCATTCGGTACGATCCTCTGACAATCGTCGCTCCGATTCCTGAGACCTGGCGAGCGCTGGGATTTGATCGTTCCGTATTGCGGAAATATGAACACGATGACGGCTCCGAGCAGCAGCAGACGTAG
- a CDS encoding glycosyltransferase family protein, translated as MDRSNRHSLPEHSAPSGRGFLNASLVLAAAVGLSWFFFPKLWGGGGLIGGDTYTYYFPQKVVLQDALRDGRLPLWNSVVSLGYPQLAESQTGALSPLNIALYRFFDVNTAYNASHLLHYIAAYVFTWLLARRFGIGAVGSHLAALSFVYGWFPARACLEWAIIGGAFFPAIVWCVESYLQSGKVRWLAIASVALAAFLTTGHFNLAFITLLVSTLLVALRLTWATDGLADRVRIARWPSAAKAATAVVLGFLLAAPQLIPSAELKSASQREGGGFNQAYGNIPLWYLTQPLWPTLWFAPDINPDENLFNSNRIEAHLYFGVIPFYLAVAALFWRTEGRRDRRIAILVLAGLGGVVLATGWPMPVLRLVPGFGYFAGPGRYGMMTALAVGVVAGRVLDRLLQLSSIRVFWPILTAVVFTVTTFDLSYVHDCVTYLTFVNRAPISIRHESPVGRLLRSIETPVRVFAPGPNLPSIMGVNCVPEYLGIGPKQYYDKRLAIPRYSQEDETPELRQSLIRWLQQAGATHILAQSALVEADWPVSPATVVRDPFLNAAWGRGGEPLYLYSLQGSRAHAFLEGQVDGQGVMIREERPEAISLEVDSDRDGRVVLLDLLFPGWQVTVDGQPVDPELFEEVYRSVRVPAGKHVVEWSYSPGSFRLGLIVFAFAATALLVWLFIEARQQTTAVRTDELPQHR; from the coding sequence GTGGATAGGAGCAATCGGCATTCCCTGCCGGAACATTCCGCGCCTTCAGGCCGAGGCTTTCTCAATGCCAGCCTCGTCCTGGCGGCCGCTGTCGGCCTGTCGTGGTTCTTCTTCCCGAAGCTCTGGGGGGGCGGAGGATTGATCGGCGGCGACACCTATACCTACTACTTCCCGCAGAAGGTCGTGCTCCAGGACGCGCTCCGCGACGGCCGGCTCCCTCTCTGGAACTCGGTTGTCAGTCTCGGATACCCGCAGCTCGCCGAAAGCCAGACGGGAGCGCTCTCTCCGCTCAACATCGCCCTCTACCGCTTCTTCGACGTCAACACGGCCTACAACGCCAGCCATCTGCTGCACTACATCGCCGCCTATGTCTTCACATGGCTCCTCGCGCGCCGGTTCGGCATCGGAGCCGTCGGCTCGCATCTGGCTGCGCTGTCGTTCGTCTATGGCTGGTTTCCGGCCCGGGCCTGCCTGGAATGGGCGATCATCGGCGGTGCGTTCTTCCCGGCGATCGTCTGGTGCGTGGAGAGCTACCTACAGTCGGGAAAGGTCCGCTGGCTGGCGATAGCGTCCGTCGCGCTGGCGGCATTCCTGACGACCGGGCACTTCAACCTGGCGTTCATCACGCTCCTCGTGTCGACACTTCTGGTCGCGCTGCGGCTGACATGGGCGACCGATGGACTGGCGGATCGCGTGCGAATCGCCCGCTGGCCGTCTGCGGCAAAGGCGGCGACCGCCGTTGTGCTCGGGTTCCTCCTCGCCGCGCCGCAGTTGATTCCCAGTGCGGAACTCAAGTCGGCCAGTCAGCGGGAAGGGGGTGGCTTCAACCAGGCTTACGGAAACATTCCACTCTGGTACCTCACTCAACCTCTCTGGCCGACGCTCTGGTTCGCTCCCGACATCAACCCGGATGAAAACCTCTTCAATTCCAACCGGATCGAAGCCCATCTCTATTTCGGTGTGATTCCGTTTTATCTCGCCGTGGCCGCGCTGTTCTGGCGCACGGAAGGCCGACGCGACCGCCGGATCGCGATCCTTGTCCTCGCCGGGTTGGGGGGCGTCGTTCTGGCCACCGGCTGGCCGATGCCGGTTCTTCGCCTGGTTCCCGGCTTCGGGTATTTCGCCGGCCCCGGGCGCTATGGGATGATGACGGCTCTTGCCGTCGGGGTCGTCGCCGGCCGGGTGCTCGATCGCCTGCTGCAGCTCTCCTCGATTCGCGTGTTCTGGCCGATTCTCACTGCGGTCGTATTCACCGTGACGACCTTCGACCTCTCCTATGTTCACGACTGCGTGACGTACCTCACGTTCGTGAACAGGGCGCCGATCTCGATTCGACACGAAAGCCCCGTCGGCCGTCTGCTGCGATCGATCGAGACGCCTGTCCGGGTCTTCGCACCTGGCCCGAACCTGCCTTCCATCATGGGGGTGAACTGCGTCCCCGAGTATCTCGGTATCGGGCCGAAGCAGTACTACGACAAGCGGCTGGCGATCCCTCGCTACAGTCAGGAGGACGAAACGCCCGAGCTGCGCCAGTCGCTCATCCGCTGGCTGCAGCAGGCGGGGGCGACGCACATTCTCGCGCAATCGGCGCTGGTCGAGGCCGACTGGCCGGTCAGCCCCGCGACCGTGGTGCGAGATCCGTTTCTCAACGCTGCCTGGGGAAGGGGAGGCGAGCCGCTCTACCTGTACTCCCTGCAGGGCTCACGCGCGCATGCCTTCCTCGAAGGCCAGGTCGACGGACAGGGGGTCATGATCCGCGAGGAGCGGCCCGAAGCGATCTCCCTCGAAGTCGACAGCGATCGCGACGGTCGGGTCGTGTTGCTCGATCTGCTGTTTCCAGGCTGGCAGGTGACCGTCGATGGCCAGCCGGTCGATCCTGAGCTTTTCGAAGAGGTTTACCGCAGTGTGCGCGTTCCTGCCGGAAAACATGTCGTCGAATGGAGCTATTCGCCCGGCAGCTTTCGCCTCGGGCTGATCGTGTTTGCCTTCGCCGCAACGGCGCTGCTTGTGTGGCTGTTCATCGAGGCCCGGCAGCAGACAACAGCCGTCCGGACGGACGAGCTACCACAACATCGGTGA